The following proteins are encoded in a genomic region of Bradyrhizobium sp. SK17:
- a CDS encoding DUF779 domain-containing protein: MADKVTATPAALELIAEIVADHGPVLFHQSGGCCDGSSPMCYPQGDFLIGDYDVKLGEIGGAPFYISGSQYDVWKHTDLIIDVVPGRGGMFSLDNGRERRFLTRSEICALPPREAE, from the coding sequence ATGGCTGACAAGGTGACCGCGACGCCTGCCGCACTCGAACTGATTGCCGAGATCGTCGCCGATCATGGGCCGGTGCTGTTTCACCAATCCGGAGGCTGCTGCGACGGTTCGTCGCCGATGTGCTATCCGCAAGGTGACTTCCTGATCGGCGATTACGACGTCAAGCTCGGTGAGATCGGCGGCGCGCCGTTCTACATCAGCGGTTCGCAGTATGACGTCTGGAAGCATACCGATCTGATCATCGACGTCGTTCCTGGTCGCGGCGGCATGTTCTCGCTCGACAACGGGCGCGAACGCCGGTTCCTGACCCGGTCCGAGATCTGCGCGCTGCCGCCACGCGAGGCGGAATAG
- a CDS encoding AMP nucleosidase produces MSPATPIETPPPITTEAFVDAGAAVSRLEEIYERNTGFLRNRFEAYVNGAVITTRVRAHYPFVRITTSSHARLDSRLAYGFVAGPGIHETSVTRPDIFRTYLTEQIGLLIKNHGVAVEIGESDEPIPIHFAYRRDINIEAALTIADSSAFTRSLRDIFDTPDLAAMDDAIADGTFELKPGMPEPLALFRAARVDYSLRRLYHYTGTDPEHFQNFVIFTNYQFYVDAFVQLSQQRLAAGEAGLEAFVAPGNVITRNALAGGGTTGSASERVPQMPAFHLVEPGYRGITLINIGIGPSNARNITDHVAVLRPHAWLMIGHCAGLRNTQRLGDYALAHGYVREDHVLDHELPLWVPIPALAEMQVALEEAVGEVTGLTGFELKRLMRTGTVASVDNRNWEISGPQVIRRLSQSRAVALDMESAAIAANGYRFRVPYGTLLCVSDKPLHGEIKLAGMASEFYRQRVGQHLEIGLRALERLKQQESERLHSRKLRSFAEVAFQ; encoded by the coding sequence ATGTCTCCTGCAACCCCCATCGAAACCCCTCCACCGATCACGACCGAAGCATTCGTCGATGCCGGCGCGGCGGTGTCCCGCCTCGAAGAGATCTACGAGCGCAACACCGGCTTCCTGCGCAACCGCTTCGAGGCCTATGTCAACGGCGCGGTGATCACCACGCGGGTCCGCGCGCATTACCCGTTCGTGCGCATCACGACATCGTCGCATGCCCGGCTGGATTCCCGCCTCGCCTACGGGTTCGTCGCGGGGCCCGGCATTCACGAGACCAGCGTCACCCGGCCGGATATTTTCCGGACCTATCTCACCGAGCAGATCGGGCTCCTGATCAAGAACCATGGCGTGGCGGTCGAGATCGGGGAATCCGATGAGCCGATTCCGATCCATTTCGCCTACCGGCGCGACATCAATATCGAGGCGGCGCTGACCATTGCCGACAGTTCGGCCTTCACGCGATCGCTGCGCGATATCTTCGATACGCCCGACCTCGCCGCGATGGACGATGCGATCGCCGACGGTACGTTCGAATTGAAGCCGGGCATGCCGGAGCCGCTGGCGCTGTTCCGCGCCGCGCGGGTCGACTACTCGTTGCGCCGGCTCTATCACTACACCGGCACCGATCCGGAGCATTTCCAGAACTTCGTGATCTTCACGAACTACCAGTTCTATGTCGATGCCTTCGTGCAGCTCTCCCAGCAACGCCTCGCGGCGGGCGAGGCCGGTCTTGAAGCCTTCGTTGCGCCCGGCAATGTGATCACCCGCAACGCGCTGGCTGGCGGCGGTACCACCGGCAGCGCATCGGAGCGTGTCCCGCAGATGCCGGCGTTTCATCTGGTCGAGCCCGGCTATCGCGGCATCACCCTGATCAATATCGGGATCGGTCCGTCGAACGCGCGCAACATCACCGATCACGTCGCGGTGTTGCGGCCGCACGCCTGGCTGATGATCGGGCATTGCGCCGGCTTGCGGAACACGCAGCGGCTCGGCGACTATGCGCTCGCCCATGGCTATGTCCGCGAGGATCACGTGCTCGATCACGAGCTGCCGCTGTGGGTGCCGATCCCGGCGCTGGCGGAGATGCAGGTGGCGCTGGAGGAGGCGGTCGGCGAGGTCACCGGGCTCACCGGCTTCGAGCTCAAGCGGCTGATGCGGACCGGCACGGTCGCCAGCGTCGACAATCGCAATTGGGAGATCAGCGGGCCGCAGGTGATCCGGCGGCTGTCGCAGTCGCGCGCCGTCGCGCTCGACATGGAGTCGGCGGCGATCGCCGCCAACGGCTACCGGTTCCGCGTGCCCTATGGCACGCTGCTGTGCGTTTCCGACAAGCCGCTGCATGGCGAGATCAAGCTCGCCGGCATGGCCAGCGAATTCTATCGTCAGCGCGTCGGTCAGCATCTCGAGATCGGCCTCAGGGCGCTGGAGCGGCTCAAGCAGCAGGAATCCGAACGGCTGCATTCACGCAAGCTGCGCAGCTTCGCCGAGGTCGCATTCCAGTAG